A genome region from Oryzias melastigma strain HK-1 linkage group LG12, ASM292280v2, whole genome shotgun sequence includes the following:
- the LOC112140355 gene encoding excitatory amino acid transporter 1, with protein MQRIREGIHIRTMKAKRKVEEISKEDVQAFLKKNAFVLFTVAAVVLGVILGFSLRPYKMSYREVKYFSFPGEVLMRMLQMLVLPLLVSSLITGMAALDSKASGKMGMRAVIYYMTTTIIAVFVGILIVLIIHPGKGSKAEFGKQQTIEQVSPADAFLDLIRNMFPPNLVQACTQQFKTKYGKRTIHVTVTVNDTFFNSTNNTQEVMEITREEMIPIPGQVNGLNALGLVVFSMCFGLIIGNMKEQGQLLREFFDSLNEAIMQLVAIIMWYAPIGILFLIAGKIVEMDDLTQMGGQLGMYTITVIIGLMIHGVLILPMLYFVITRQNPFLFIAGLLQALVTALGTSSSSATLPVTFKCLEENNKIDKRITRFVLPVGATINMDGTALYEALAAIFIAQVNNMEMNFGQIITISITATAASIGAAGIPQAGLVTMVIVLTSVGLPTDDITLIIAVDWFLDRLRTTTNVLGDSIGAGIVEFLSRHELRSKDVEMGNSVLEEKERKKPYKLISQDSDFENDKRTHCESNM; from the exons ATGCAACGCATCAGGGAGGGAATCCACATCCGCACGATGAAGGCCAAGAGGAAAGTGGAGGAGATCTCCAAAGAGGACGTCCAGGCGTTCCTCAAGAAGAACGCCTTTGTGCTCTTCACAGTGGCAGCAGTGGTTCTTG GGGTCATTCTCGGATTTTCACTGCGCCCCTACAAGATGAGCTACCGGGAGGTCAAGTACTTCTCCTTTCCTGGAGAGGTGCTGATGAGGATGCTGCAGATGCTGGTGCTGCCGCTGCTCGTCTCCAGTCTGATTACAG GAATGGCAGCTTTGGATAGTAAAGCGTCTGGGAAGATGGGCATGAGAGCGGTGATTTACTACATGACCACAACCATCATTGCAGTCTTCGTCGGTATACTGATTGTGCTCATCATCCACCCGGGAAAAGGCTCCAAAGCTGAGTTTGGAAAGCAGCAGACGATAGAACAAGTCAGCCCTGCTGATGCTTTCCTGGATCTGATCAG AAACATGTTCCCTCCAAACTTGGTCCAAGCCTGCACCCAGCAG ttCAAAACCAAATACGGGAAGCGAACAATCCATGTAACGGTGACCGTCAATGATACATTCTTCAACTCAACCAACAACACGCAGGAGGTCATGGAGATCACCAGGGAGGAGATGATTCCCATCCCCGGTCAGGTCAATGGACTCAACGCTCTGGGGCTGGTGGTCTTCTCTATGTGCTTTGGTCTAATCATTGGGAACATGAAAGAGCAGGGCCAGCTGCTCAGAGAATTCTTCGACAGCCTGAACGAGGCCATCATGCAGCTGGTAGCCATCATCATGTG GTATGCTCCTATTGGTATCCTGTTCCTGATTGCGGGCAAGATAGTTGAGATGGATGACCTCACCCAAATGGGTGGTCAGCTGGGCATGTACACCATCACGGTCATCATTGGCTTGATGATTCACGGCGTTTTGATTCTGCCCATGCTCTATTTTGTCATCACTCGACAGAACCCCTTTCTGTTTATCGCTGGACTGCTTCAAGCTTTGGTCACTGCCTTAGGAACGTCATCCAG CTCTGCAACACTCCCGGTCACCTTCAAATGTCTGGAGGAAAACAACAAGATTGACAAACGGATCACCCGCTTCGTGCTTCCTGTTGGGGCCACCATAAACATGGACGGAACGGCTCTATACGAGGCGCTGGCAGCCATCTTCATCGCTCAGGTCAACAACATGGAGATGAACTTTGGTCAGATCATCACCATCAG CATTACAGCAACCGCAGCCAGCATTGGGGCAGCCGGCATCCCTCAGGCGGGCCTGGTCACCATGGTGATTGTTCTGACCTCCGTCGGACTGCCCACTGATGACATCACTCTCATCATTGCAGTCGACTGGTTCCT GGACCGCCTCCGCACCACCACCAATGTTTTGGGAGACTCCATCGGAGCCGGCATCGTTGAGTTCCTGTCCCGACATGAACTCCGCAGCAAAGATGTGGAGATGGGAAACTCGGTGttggaggagaaggagaggaaGAAACCTTACAAGCTCATCTCACAGGACAGTGATTTTGAGAACGACAAACGGACTCACTGTGAGTCCAACATGTAG